In Bradyrhizobium sp. 170, the DNA window CGTCGAAGACCTTGCGCATTTCCCTGGTGTAGGCCTTGTCCCAAGGCGCCATATCCTCGATCGCCTCGCGCTGGGGATAGCGCGCGGTGAGGGCCTGGATCATCGCCCGCTCGACCGCACTTGCCTTCCCGGCATGCGCGAGCGCTCCCTGCATGGCATCGTAGGATGCCGACAGCGCCATCTGCCGGCCGTGCGGGTCATAGCGAACCCAGGGAAGATTATAGTTCGGCCCCGAGGCGTAGCTTATGCCCCAGTGCGCCATGGCGCATTCGCCGTCGTGCTTCAGTGCCTTCTGAAAGCACTTGATCGCTTCGCTATGATTGAACCCAAACAGCCAGTTGAGGCCCCGGTCGAACCAAAGCTGGGTGTCAGGCGACGACGTGGTGATTTTGCGGCTGTACGGCCCGAGATCAAAATAGGTCATGCCCGTTTGCATGATCGCTTCTCCCTTTTTGCGTCGCCGATGGCTTCGGGATGTCAGCTGCCTGGCTTGGTGCTGCTTACGCGCAGTGCCGAGCAGACACCTTACCATACCTGCGAACGCAACGCGTTATGCCGAAGGTTTCTGCGTCACCTTCCTCTGAAACGCCGACAGCGCCGCCCCCAGCGCCAGCATAGCGGCCGAAACATTCAGCGCAAACGACAGGCTGCCCACCGCGTCCGTGATCGCACCGACCACGATCGGTCCCAGCGTCTGGCCGATGCCAAATGAAATCGTCATCGCCGCAATTGCCGTCGGCCAGGCCTGCGGCGGATAATTGAAGCGGACGAAGGCGGTGGTGGAGCCGACCACCGCGAAGAAGGCGACGCCGAACACCAGCGCCGACAGCGCCAGCAGCCATACCGAGTGTCCGAAGATCGGCAGCGCCGCGCCGACGGCATTGGTGCCGAGAATGATCGTGGTGGCGAGGCCGCCGCGGTCGAGCGCGAGCACGCGGCGCCAGACCCATGGGGTCACGAATGCGCTGAGGCCGATCAGGCTCCAGAATGCGCTCTGGGCTACCGCGCCGCCGCCGGCGTCGCGGACATAGGCGATCATGAAGGTCATGTAGGCGATGTAGCCGGCGCCGAACAGGAAGTAGCCGGCGAGATAGATCAAGACTGGCGCCACCGCGAACTTGGCCGTTGCCGTCTCGGCGGCCATAGCGCTGGCATGGAGCGGCGCGAGCACGACGGGTATCGTCATGACGACCGCGAGCCCCGTCATCGCCCACCAGACGATCCACCACGAGCCCGGCCCAAATCCCTGCAAGACAAACGGCGCCACCAGCCCCGACGCCAAAATGCCGATCCCGGGTCCGGCATAGAACAGGCTGAGCAGGAAGTTCGCCCGTTCGGGCCGCGATTGCGCGATCGTCGCGGCCAGCGCACCGCCGCCGACGAATCCGGCCGCCGCGCCCACTCCCGCCAACAGCCGGGCAAAACTCAGCACGTAGAAATTGCCTGATACGGCGCAGAGCGCCAGCGACAGCACGCAGGCCAGCGTTCCCCATCGCACCGAGTTGGCCAGCCCAAAAGTTCTGATCATCCGCGAGGCGAGCAGGGCGCCCGCGAGATAGCCGGCCGCGTTGATCGTGTTCATGAACCCGGCCGCGGAATAGGACCACGCCAGATTGTCGCGCATGTCCGGCAGCACCAGCGCATAGGCGAAGCGGCCGATGCCGAGCCCGACGGTCTGCGCCAGCGACAGGATGAGGATCAGCCGCGCGGGGTGCGGGTAGAGCGGGGGAACGTCAGGGGATCGCACTGAAAACTCCGGCAAACTGTAGTCTGACAGGCCGGTGCGCACTTGCACAGGTGCGCCGGCCGCAACGGTGTCTTGCCAATCCTGCAACGGGATCAGCCGATCAGCACCAGCACGACGCCGAGCACCGTCAGCGCGGACCCCGCCACGATGCGCGCGGTGATCTCGATGTGCTTGAGCAGCATCGCGCTCAGCGCCACCGTGACCAGCGGATAGATCGCGGCCAGCGGCGCCACCAGCGTGATCGGGCCGTTGCGGACCGCGGCGAACAGCGTGAGCGCGCTCAAGCCGTTGCTGATCCCGGTCATCGCGAACCAGAACAGGCCGGCGCGCGGCGCCTGCACGACAAAGTTGCCCTTGCGGACGCGCTGCACCGTCAGCACCACCAGGGAGGACATGACGTAGCCGATCAGGCAGGCCCAGAGCGGACTTGGCCAAACCTCAAGCCCGAGCTTGACCACCGGCGGCACCACGCCGCGGATCAGCGCGCTGCACAGCGGCAGCAGCAGCGCCCAGCTCCGCCAATGACCGAGGTCGCGCGGGCGCGTCACCGTGATGATCGCAGCTCCGGCGACCGCAACGACAAGGCCAAGCAGTTGCGGGGGCTCCAACGGCTCGTGCAGCAGGATCACCGCCGTCGCCACCGCAAACAGCGGCGCGAGGTTGCCGAGCGTCGAGGTGATGACCGGCCCGAGCGCCCGGTTCGAGGCAAAGGTCAACAGCGTCAGCGAGGCCGGGAAGAACAGGCCGATGGCGATGAAAATGGGCAGGCCGCGCCAGATCACCGGCTCGTCCTGGAGGATCAGCGGCGACAGCAGCAGGAACAGCACCGTGAAGGAGGGGACGCTGATCGCCGCCCCCGACAGCGGATCGACGGTCCGCAAGCCCAACTGCGCCAGAACGACCCCGGCGCCCAGGAAGCCCGCCGAGGCAAAGGCGTAGATAATGGCTGATGTCATGAGGTCCGTCTTGCTGCCTTCTTGAGGGGGCGGCGGGTTGCTCTTTCCGGGCCATTCTGGCCCTGTTTTCTGCGCCTTGCCAATCCGCTTCCGGCGCTTTAGCACTCCGCGCGACCCGTCATTCCGGGGCACGGCGAAGCCGCGAACCCGGAATCCATTCGTCCGCTTGCGCTCGTGGCCGGCATGGATTCCGGATCGCCTCGCTGCGCTCCGCGTCCGGAATGACGACCAGAGAGCCTAGAAGGACCTGACCATGGCGACCCATAAACTGCTGCTTCTCCCCGGCGACGGCATCGGCCCCGAAGTGATGGGGGAGGTGCAGCGCCTGATCGACTGGCTGAACAAGCAGGGCATCGCGAAGTTCGAGACCGAGCAGGGTCTGGTCGGCGGCTCCGCCTATGACGCGCACAAGGTGTCGATTTCGGAAGGCGACATGGCCAAGGCTGTGGCTGCGGACGCCATCATCTTCGGCGCGGTCGGCGGCCCCAAGTGGGACAGCGTGCCCTACGAGGTGCGGCCCGAGGCCGGCCTGTTGCGGCTGCGCAAGGATCTCGGCCTGTTCGCCAATCTGCGCCCCGCCGTGTGCTATCCGGCGCTGGCGGATGCCTCCAGCCTGAAGCGCGAGGCGGTTGAAGGCCTCGACATCATGATCGTGCGCGAATTGACCGGCGGCGTCTATTTCGGCGAGCCGAAGACCATCACCGATCTCGGCAACGGCCAGAAGCGCGCCATCGATACCCAAGTCTACGACACCTATGAAATCGAGCGCATCGGCCGCGTCGCCTTCGATCTGGCGCGCAAGCGCCGCAACAAGGTGACCTCGATGGAAAAGCGCAACGTCATGAAGTCGGGCGTGCTCTGGAACGAGGTCATGACGGCGGTGCATGGGCGCGAATACAAGGACGTGACGCTGGAACATCAGCTCGCCGATTCCGGCGGCATGATGCTGGTGAAGGCG includes these proteins:
- a CDS encoding YbfB/YjiJ family MFS transporter yields the protein MRSPDVPPLYPHPARLILILSLAQTVGLGIGRFAYALVLPDMRDNLAWSYSAAGFMNTINAAGYLAGALLASRMIRTFGLANSVRWGTLACVLSLALCAVSGNFYVLSFARLLAGVGAAAGFVGGGALAATIAQSRPERANFLLSLFYAGPGIGILASGLVAPFVLQGFGPGSWWIVWWAMTGLAVVMTIPVVLAPLHASAMAAETATAKFAVAPVLIYLAGYFLFGAGYIAYMTFMIAYVRDAGGGAVAQSAFWSLIGLSAFVTPWVWRRVLALDRGGLATTIILGTNAVGAALPIFGHSVWLLALSALVFGVAFFAVVGSTTAFVRFNYPPQAWPTAIAAMTISFGIGQTLGPIVVGAITDAVGSLSFALNVSAAMLALGAALSAFQRKVTQKPSA
- a CDS encoding EamA family transporter, translating into MTSAIIYAFASAGFLGAGVVLAQLGLRTVDPLSGAAISVPSFTVLFLLLSPLILQDEPVIWRGLPIFIAIGLFFPASLTLLTFASNRALGPVITSTLGNLAPLFAVATAVILLHEPLEPPQLLGLVVAVAGAAIITVTRPRDLGHWRSWALLLPLCSALIRGVVPPVVKLGLEVWPSPLWACLIGYVMSSLVVLTVQRVRKGNFVVQAPRAGLFWFAMTGISNGLSALTLFAAVRNGPITLVAPLAAIYPLVTVALSAMLLKHIEITARIVAGSALTVLGVVLVLIG
- the leuB gene encoding 3-isopropylmalate dehydrogenase, with protein sequence MATHKLLLLPGDGIGPEVMGEVQRLIDWLNKQGIAKFETEQGLVGGSAYDAHKVSISEGDMAKAVAADAIIFGAVGGPKWDSVPYEVRPEAGLLRLRKDLGLFANLRPAVCYPALADASSLKREAVEGLDIMIVRELTGGVYFGEPKTITDLGNGQKRAIDTQVYDTYEIERIGRVAFDLARKRRNKVTSMEKRNVMKSGVLWNEVMTAVHGREYKDVTLEHQLADSGGMMLVKAPKQFDVIVTDNLFGDMLSDIAAMLTGSLGMLPSASLGEVDAKTKKRRSLFEPVHGSAPDIAGQGLANPIAMISSFGMALRYSFDMGALADKVDAAIAAVLASGLRTADIKSEGTTAASTTQMGEAILKELQKLHA